A genomic segment from Epinephelus fuscoguttatus linkage group LG17, E.fuscoguttatus.final_Chr_v1 encodes:
- the LOC125904299 gene encoding uncharacterized protein LOC125904299, whose amino-acid sequence MAEARNKSFCSVPGCSCSAQKQPYLSFHSVPVDSDVRRKWSQAIRREEGPNFVIKKGSTYVCSRHFTSEDYILGCSVSRLIPGAVPSLFPWNNFTSHLKRESVYERTNKRLSMLSLKAQNNEIAMKVAKLDHDYATPPPPGVRDEAVGYIQDLEAKLKELALPSPALFRRYCASNDQIRFYTKFPSERVFKIFWESIAPSASRLAYWSKAKRIGQSDITPSPSRRMPLIDEFLMYSMRVAVGMKEQLIADMFEVSVATVSRVTITWANYLFLMLGSLPLWVSMDKVKSVMPAKFKMHCSNVRVILDCTEIAVATASSLTLQSEMFSHYKNRTTLKGLIGVAPNGLVTFVLPLYTGSISDKEITKISGILPLPEPGNEVMADKGFLIEDLLSNVGAKLIIPPFKHSAQFTREETKKTQAIARLRIVVERVIGRVKSNHIWDSPAPLTLMGTVNQIWHNCCVMVNFQGPLSYEE is encoded by the exons ATGGCGGAAGCAAGAAACAAAAGTTTCTGCAGTGTACCGGGCTGTTCTTGCTCTGCCCAAAAACAGCCGTATCTTTCTTTTCATTCTGTCCCGGTTGACAGCGATGTTAGAAGGAAATGGAGTCAGGCGATCCGGCGGGAGGAAGGGCCGAATTTCGTCATTAAGAAGGGGAGCACGTATGTCTGTAGCAGACACTTCACGTCTGAGGATTACATCTTGGGTTGCAGTGTTAGCCGCTTAATACCCGGGGCTGTTCCCAGTCTTTTCCCTTGGAACAACTTTACATCTCATCTGAAAAGAGAGTCTGTTTATGAGAGAACCAACAAGCGGCTGTCTATGCTGTCTTTGAAGGCCCAGAACAACGAAATAGCGATGAAGGTGGCGAAACTCGACCACGACTATGCAACGCCGCCCCCACCAG GTGTTCGTGATGAGGCAGTGGGTTATATCCAGGACTTGGAAGCCAAGCTGAAGGAGCTAGCCTTACCATCCCCTGCCCTCTTCAGACGATATTGTGCGTCCAATGACCAGATACGATTTTACACAAAATTTCCATCTGAACGTGTGTTTAAGATCTTCTGGGAGTCCATTGCACCATCTGCTTCTCGATTGGCCTACTGGAGCAAGGCAAAGAGGATAGGTCAGTCAGACATCACACCCAGCCCCTCTCGTAGGATGCCATTAATCGATGAGTTTCTAATGTACTCTATGCGAGTAGCGGTTGGGATGAAAGAGCAGCTCATTGCTGACATGTTTGAGGTCAGTGTAGCCACCGTGAGTCGAGTCACCATCACTTGGGCCAACTATCTCTTCCTGATGCTGGGGTCACTTCCTCTCTGGGTGAGCATGGACAAGGTGAAGTCTGTCATGCCAGCAAAATTTAAGATGCACTGTTCCAATGTCCGTGTGATACTGGACTGCACTGAAATTGCTGTGGCGACTGCCTCTTCACTAACATTGCAATCAGAAATGTTCTCCCACTACAAAAACAGGACGACCTTGAAGGGACTGATCGGAGTCGCTCCCAATGGTTTGGTAACGTTTGTCTTGCCCCTGTACACTGGAAGCATCTCTGACAAGGAGATAACAAAGATCAGTGGAATCCTTCCCTTACCTGAGCCAGGTAACGAAGTGATGGCTGACAAAGGCTTTCTCATTGAAGATCTACTTTCTAATGTTGGAGCAAAACTCATCATTCCACCCTTCAAGCATTCAGCTCAATTTACAAGAGAGGAAACCAAGAAAACACAAGCCATCGCCCGTCTCAGGATAGTAGTTGAGAGGGTAATAGGCAGAGTTAAGTCCAACCACATCTGGGACTCACCTGCACCACTCACTCTGATGGGCACTGTCAACCAGATCTGGCACAACTGTTGTGTTATGGTTAATTTTCAAGGACCTTTGTCCTATGAAGAATAA